Proteins from one Megalopta genalis isolate 19385.01 chromosome 1, iyMegGena1_principal, whole genome shotgun sequence genomic window:
- the LOC117221544 gene encoding uncharacterized protein LOC117221544 isoform X1: protein MIVRKCLSPTTPIYCLILWVVLGTVQAERWSRQVSNSEWIPLPDPRTTQTQVEHSNPDSGLVASGTSQLPQVPQLSLPPALQQQYQDQLLQLQKTQENIQKLLLLQQQLRAQQQLLQQSQTFLPSGFGNAEEEKRLQQSGLGHQQTDLAPEDLVPPLPATEALPPVFPAQSFLPAQRTRAHPPAKHDNTNVPQEFTDLPGQSFKLQQGHNIGDADEVRESQRPGGKHLKEQAALMGQAPTGQDEEEEVQLIYVPAETLTQRGQKRGRGRKYPMRQQQSHHQHHHHHQQQQQQQHRENPGVESSNQDALTRQILQQIQQEREEKTQFLNEERMKEIARLNEEQRALERKARLQQEAVQREQELQRQRDAEKKKKELEKLEEMAKQRELERIREAREKQRLEELERRRLAEMRAKEEKRRAEEAARQRETERLAALERQKELEIQEALKQQRILEKQREEEAVRAASQALAEHAQALPLTRDHQDFQRQQHPDSGKPVRSKVRGRHRQRNQFQEQPSYSREATTTPSPNQPPLSVYMGSSRAKPNNARVSDVLKLLKDAKTIAVLDTVGPDTPQVFVGPTNLDPPSGYAKFDLPYLSTIDHNRVERKVDKLPFFVAPLSFDPPPGYSKIPFPAPHIGSVVVNTLDNTDPKDGDDQNPSPTPLIEPNSYSDGLDAGLDSTTPLYEPQTTAGYSQEPSSTPKYEQSYSTTPQPGYSGSRFRFRQYYGDNKPASVISTGYYEDQRPATRKHKYYDDGARSTERPRGETSGGQIEQVSYATTPSFKDVPVGPQDPSTKEQDLAAQLALINQELAQQREAQRYNAAGQYGPDNSPTGLSNAFEGDVSAGEVNEVRGPVGPTQYSLPAELPAISPHLPGLVNSLLDKNEGRLQASTTTTTPSTTTATSTTERTPTTTYRPRGRPRSRVSTVKPRTTTQAPTTRINVDRNRRPYNRSRSRFSTTTEAYQESYEPTKSRIPETTVRYSTEHRRPTSRTQKFRTRDKASQQSETHVQSPQTQQTYEEPSDAGSPPTGSGFLQSPVPETVAHQLDATSSLGDFTPENYPPSTVGTTENYPTVNHGSSSSLLSEDYARTQNYPQTVPDQSQYRGGYEEVVEPTGLEKTPVNGFNYQAQNGEVLDQAILQRPKDYQLDGKAENSDFELATTPDPRFKTTEEQRYSPIYDANVPQTQPEYSLTGQDNLHRLESEKIQTSVLGDDQNQEPIFVPLPENKQEDYVLPVSSTELPLTEITTETTTTSTTPVVIRQRVRGRVGSRSNQEPSVQTRNRGTQDEYVRFNVVNQDSGRTSPGRQRARSRTRNQSHGSQVQTDGNEYIKIHAVQQQRQVATATTTPPTTTTVESQPEEDIDYGFIRPPNFRPVHPVDNRFQAPVTYRPQISEVPQQSLLANDETAVESSPPQAQLLKTRQKYQSAPNRRLPGRPTTLPPPTTTTTTTPIHEVATTTERIPVATVLPEESVYAAKPKTRPDDTRQTRVRGRARRPGKKRVSTTSTTESLLESHNELPLDENYPRVRTQSTTTEHQATLYEDNYDGAPQFPQNREPGQQFYETSSENYPSEFILNFGNYQEQRSQRDEYDQTQLASSSPEKYGVQSEQSEPASKDGSDDSSPTTVDIYGAESQWSTKLTRTSFQPSFAVNQVNQGAGGRPREQWRLRGGGGASKEANAPEIITAGPELSSVTLLVSSDDKRSPEDGIGIDEEESMLIGTTVFGRKTGAPDHTEKMNDSQAVTGSPISPSRKRIVGEPDSWLMDRLEHSADQRAAIDIEKTRKKSSDAPAIKKGTRRRRVRVRVRPAMEDFVTAESQHYNSALNGLIREQYKYNPMRETRLPTPQPILSEKSALQDFLKEILKTEEPTIKPPTTTTTTTTSTEVPEPAWTMSPAATTIAVAPADSEGSTESQMTTMPPTTVQPEDATTVGPLGKGPAQSVRAKGAAESKAYDGDMDDDRKKKAVPWDGNWSERAALDLNFLADKYKSKENDVKLADDWETSRSDEQPDRTRLDDAGSVEEAERSKQLEEYGHPKNHRAKWSEVRLPAAFEPSQTWNQDPKTSAGTGAAIPGLVSKKEGDASVKTLSDYVKAIFDTMKSVEEETAAPSTERPEEIATTLQTPPEADGESPTTTVDPEVATTVQTVLDAEDAKTEAGQEVMETTTYADATTLERGAASQETTPSPTEPQTTDPPTTTTTITTTANATDSILGKILRTSTTTRVSHMTEICYRGRCVMTRPSQDDRLR, encoded by the exons ATCGTGCGGAAGTGTTTGTCTCCGACGACACCGATCTACTGTTTGATCCTGTGGGTCGTGCTCGGCACGGTCCAAGCCGAACGATGGTCGCGACAGGTCTCGAACAGCGAATGGATCCCGTTGCCGGATCCAAGGACGACCCAGACTCAGGTAGAGCATAGCAATCCAGATTCGGGGCTGGTGGCGAGCGGCACATCGCAATTGCCGCAAGTCCCGCAATTATCCTTGCCACCGGCGCTCCAGCAACAGTACCAGGACCAGCTTCTGCAGCTACAAAAGACACAGGAGAATATACAGAAGCTGCTGCTACTGCAACAGCAGCTGAGAGCTCAGCAGCAACTTCTTCAG CAGTCCCAAACGTTCTTGCCGAGCGGATTCGGGAACGCGGAGGAGGAGAAACGGTTGCAGCAAAGTGGATTAGGGCATCAGCAAACGGACTTAGCCCCGGAGGATCTCGTGCCTCCGTTACCGGCTACGGAAGCGTTGCCCCCGGTATTTCCGGCACAGAGCTTCCTTCCGGCTCAGCGAACCCGGGCTCATCCGCCGGCGAAACATGACAACACGAACGTTCCGCAAGAATTCACGGACTTGCCCGGTCAGAGTTTCAAGCTGCAACAGGGCCACAATATCGGGGACGCCGATGAGGTTCGCGAGAGCCAGCGGCCCGGCGGCAAACACTTGAAGGAGCAGGCAGCTCTGATGGGACAGGCGCCGACCGGCCAGGACGAGGAGGAAGAG GTGCAGCTGATCTACGTGCCGGCGGAGACGTTGACGCAGCGTGGTCAGAAGCGCGGTCGCGGCCGGAAGTACCCAATGCGTCAGCAGCAGTCGCACCACcagcaccaccaccaccaccaacagcaacaacagcaacagcaccGTGAAAATCCTGGCGTCGAGTCGAGCAACCAGGACGCGCTGACGCGTCAGATCCTGCAGCAGATCCAGCAGGAACGAGAGGAGAAGACGCAGTTCCTGAACGAGGAGAGGATGAAGGAGATCGCGCGGCTGAACGAGGAGCAGAGGGCGTTGGAGCGGAAGGCCCGACTGCAGCAGGAGGCGGTGCAGCGGGAGCAGGAGCTGCAGCGGCAGCGGGAcgcggagaagaagaagaaggagctGGAGAAACTGGAGGAGATGGCGAAGCAGCGGGAGCTGGAACGGATCCGGGAGGCGAGAGAGAAGCAGCGGCTGGAAGAGCTGGAGCGGCGGCGGCTGGCGGAGATGAGAGCGAAGGAGGAGAAGCGGAGGGCCGAGGAGGCCGCCCGGCAGCGGGAGACGGAGAGGCTGGCCGCGTTGGAGAGGCAGAAGGAGCTGGAGATCCAGGAGGCGCTGAAGCAGCAACGGATCCTGGAGAAGCAGCGCGAGGAGGAGGCGGTCAGGGCCGCGAGCCAGGCGCTGGCCGAGCACGCTCAGGCGCTGCCGCTGACCAGGGACCACCAGGACTTCCAGCGGCAGCAGCACCCGGACTCGGGCAAGCCGGTCAGGAGCAAGGTCCGAGGCAGGCACCGTCAGCGGAACCAGTTCCAGGAGCAGCCAAGCTACAGCAGAGAGGCCACGACCACGCCGTCCCCTAATCAGCCGCCGCTCTCCGTCTACATGGGCAGCAGCCGCGCGAAGCCCAACAACGCCAGAGTGTCCGACGTGCTGAAGCTGCTGAAGGACGCGAAGACGATTGCGGTGCTGGACACGGTCGGCCCCGACACCCCCCAGGTGTTCGTCGGACCTACCAACCTGGACCCTCCGAGCGGCTACGCGAAGTTCGATCTTCCCTATCTGTCGACGATCGACCACAACAGGGTCGAGAGGAAAGTGGACAAGTTGCCGTTCTTCGTGGCTCCTCTGAGCTTCGATCCGCCGCCTGGATACTCCAAGATCCCGTTCCCGGCGCCCCACATTGGCTCCGTGGTCGTCAACACCTTGGACAACACGGACCCGAAAGACGGCGACGATCAGAACCCAAGTCCCACACCGCTGATCGAGCCGAACTCATACAGCGACGGGCTGGACGCCGGCCTCGACTCCACCACGCCCCTCTACGAACCGCAGACCACCGCCGGCTACTCCCAGGAACCGTCCAGCACCCCCAAATACGAGCAGAGCTACTCGACCACCCCGCAGCCCGGCTACTCCGGCTCCAGGTTCAGGTTCAGGCAGTACTACGGCGACAACAAGCCGGCCTCCGTGATCAGCACCGGCTACTACGAGGATCAGAGACCCGCCACCAGGAAGCACAAGTACTATGACGACGGTGCGAGGTCCACCGAGAGGCCTAGAGGCGAGACCTCCGGCGGTCAAATCGAGCAGGTTTCCTACGCGACCACGCCTAGTTTCAAGGACGTTCCGGTCGGTCCCCAGGATCCTTCCACCAAGGAGCAGGACCTGGCCGCGCAGCTGGCCCTGATCAACCAGGAGCTGGCCCAGCAGAGGGAAGCCCAGAGGTACAATGCCGCGGGACAGTATGGCCCGGACAACTCGCCGACCGGTTTGAGCAACGCCTTCGAGGGCGACGTCTCCGCCGGAGAGGTCAACGAGGTCAGGGGACCCGTGGGGCCCACTCAGTATAGCCTGCCGGCTGAGCTACCGGCGATCTCACCGCACCTACCCGGACTGGTCAACTCGTTGCTGGATAAGAACGAAGGCAGGCTACAGGCCAGCACCACTACTACTACCCCGAGCACCACCACTGCGACCAGCACCACTGAACGCACCCCTACCACCACGTACAGGCCGCGGGGGAGACCGCG GAGCCGAGTTTCCACGGTGAAACCGAGGACGACGACCCAAGCGCCGACCACGAGGATAAACGTCGACAGGAATCGGAGACCGTACAACAGGTCCAGGTCTAGATTCAGCACGACCACCGAAGCGTACCAAGAATCGTACGAGCCGACCAAATCAAGGATTCCGGAAACAACCGTGAGATATAGCACCGAGCACAGGCGGCCGACCAGCAGGACACAGAAGTTTAGGACTCGTGACAAAGCCAGCCAGCAGTCCGAG ACCCACGTGCAGAGTCCTCAAACGCAGCAGACCTACGAAGAACCCAGTGACGCAGGCTCCCCGCCGACGGGATCCGGTTTCCTGCAGTCACCGGTTCCGGAAACGGTTGCTCACCAATTGGACGCAACATCCAGCCTGGGCGACTTCACCCCGGAGAATTATCCGCCGAGCACCGTCGGCACTACCGAGAACTATCCGACGGTGAACCATGGATCCTCGTCCTCGCTGCTCTCCGAGGACTACGCGAGGACTCAGAACTATCCGCAAACGGTCCCCGATCAGTCCCAGTATCGCGGCGGTTACGAGGAGGTCGTCGAGCCGACCGGTCTCGAGAAAACGCCGGTGAACGGGTTCAATTATCAGGCTCAGAACGGGGAGGTGCTGGATCAGGCGATCCTTCAGAGACCGAAGGACTACCAGCTGGACGGAAAAGCGGAGAACAGCGACTTCGAGCTAGCCACCACGCCGGACCCGCGGTTCAAGACCACGGAGGAGCAACGTTACTCCCCGATTTACGACGCGAACGTGCCGCAGACCCAGCCGGAGTACAGTCTGACCGGGCAGGACAACCTTCATCGATTGGAGAGCGAGAAGATCCAGACCAGCGTACTCGGCGACGACCAGAACCAAGAACCTATCTTCGTCCCGCTGCCCGAGAACAAGCAGGAGGACTATGTGCTGCCTGTTTCCTCGACAGAGCTCCCTCTGACCGAG ATTACAACAGAGACCACTACGACAAGCACGACGCCGGTGGTGATCCGTCAACGGGTCCGTGGACGAGTCGGCAGCCGTTCGAATCAGGAGCCGTCGGTTCAGACGCGTAACAGAGGCACGCAGGACGAATACGTGCGTTTCAACGTCGTCAATCAAGACTCCGGTCGAACGTCCCCGGGTCGACAGCGGGCCAGATCCAGAACACGTAATCAGAGCCACGGATCTCAGGTGCAGACCGACGGGAACGAGTACATCAAGATCCACGCGGTGCAGCAGCAAAGGCAAGTCGCCACGGCGACCACCACGCCGCCGACAACCACCACCGTCGAGAGCCAGCCGGAGGAGGACATCGACTACGGATTTATAAGGCCGCCGAATTTCCGGCCGGTGCATCCGGTTGATAACAGGTTCCAAGCACCTGTTACCTACCGGCCGCAGATCTCGGAG GTGCCGCAGCAGTCCCTGCTGGCGAACGACGAGACCGCGGTGGAATCGAGCCCGCCGCAGGCGCAATTGCTGAAAACCCGTCAGAAATACCAGTCGGCGCCGAATCGTCGGCTGCCGGGCAGGCCGACGACTTTGccgccgccgacgacgacgacgacgacgacgccgatcCACGAGGTCGCCACCACCACGGAAAGGATACCTGTTGCGACGGTGTTGCCGGAGGAATCCGTGTACGCGGCGAAGCCGAAAACGCGGCCCGACGACACGAGACAGACGAGGGTCAGAGGTCGGGCACGCCGGCCCGGAAAGAAACGAGTGTCGACAACCAGTACGACCGAGTCGCTCCTGGAGTCCCACAACGAGCTGCCGCTGGACGAGAATTATCCACGCGTGAGGACCCAGTCGACTACCACCGAGCACCAAGCCACCCTCTACGAGGACAATTACGACGGCGCCCCGCAGTTCCCGCAGAATCGCGAGCCCGGCCAACAGTTCTACGAGACGTCGAGCGAGAAC TACCCGTCGGAGTTCATCCTGAACTTCGGCAATTACCAGGAGCAGCGGTCTCAGAGGGACGAGTACGATCAAACGCAGCTGGCCAGCAGCTCGCCGGAAAAGTACGGGGTGCAAAGCGAGCAGAGCGAGCCGGCTAGCAAGGATGGATCGGACGATTCGAGCCCGACGACGGTCGACATTTACGGAGCGGAGAGCCAGTGGTCCACGAAATTGACGAGGACCTCCTTCCAGCCTAGCTTCGCGGTGAACCAGGTGAACCAGGGAGCAGGGGGGAGGCCGAGGGAGCAGTGGCGgctgcgcggcggcggcggcgcctcGAAGGAAGCGAACGCTCCCGAGATAATTACCGCCGGGCCGGAACTCTCCTCCGTGACGTTGCTCGTTTCCTCGGACGACAAAAGGAGCCCAGAAGACGGCATCGGGATCGACGAGGAGGAGTCGATGCTGATCGGCACCACGGTGTTCGGCAGGAAGACCGGCGCGCCGGATCACACCGAGAAGATGAACGACAGTCAGGCCGTCACCGGCTCGCCGATCTCGCCGAGCAGAAAGAGGATCGTCGGCGAGCCGGATTCTTGGCTGATGGACAGGCTCGAGCATTCTGCGGACCAACGGGCCGCCATCGATATCGAGAAGACCCGGAAGAAGAGCTCCGACGCGCCCGCCATTAAGAAG GGTACCCGAAGGAGGCGTGTCCGGGTGCGAGTGCGTCCAGCAATGGAGGACTTCGTGACCGCAGAATCGCAGCACTATAATTCGGCGTTAAACGGCTTGATCCGCGAGCAGTACAAGTACAACCCTATGCGGGAGACGAGGCTGCCGACGCCGCAGCCGATCTTGTCGGAGAAGTCCGCGTTGCAGGACTTCCTGAAGGAGATCCTGAAGACCGAGGAGCCGACGATCAAGCCgccgacaacgacgacgacgacgacgacgagcacCGAGGTGCCGGAGCCCGCCTGGACGATGTCCCcggcggcgacgacgatcgCCGTCGCGCCAGCCGATTCCGAAGGCAGCACCGAGAGCCAAATGACGACGATGCCGCCGACGACCGTGCAGCCGGAGGACGCGACGACCGTGGGCCCGCTCGGCAAGGGACCCGCGCAATCGGTGCGGGCGAAGGGAGCGGCCGAGTCGAAGGCTTACGATGGTGACATGGACGATGACCGAAAGAAGAAGGCGGTTCCTTGGGACGGGAATTGGAGCGAGCGGGCAGCCTTGGACCTGAACTTCCTGGCAGATAAATACAAGTCGAAGGAGAACGACGTGAAGCTGGCCGACGACTGGGAGACGAGCCGCAGCGACGAGCAGCCCGACAGGACCCGTTTGGACGACGCCGGGTCGGTCGAGGAGGCCGAACGGTCGAAGCAGCTGGAGGAATACGGCCACCCGAAGAACCATAGAGCCAAGTGGAGCGAGGTGAGGCTGCCGGCGGCGTTCGAACCGTCGCAGACCTGGAATCAGGACCCTAAAACGAGCGCCGGGACCGGCGCGGCTATCCCGGGCCTGGTGAGCAAGAAAGAGGGCGACGCCAGCGTGAAGACTCTCTCGGATTACGTGAAGGCTATCTTCGACACCATGAAGAGCGTCGAGGAGGAAACTGCGGCTCCCAGCACGGAGAGGCCCGAGGAGATAGCGACGACCTTGCAGACGCCGCCGGAAGCGGACGGCGAGTCCCCGACGACCACCGTCGACCCCGAGGTCGCGACCACCGTGCAGACCGTCCTCGACGCGGAGGACGCGAAGACCGAGGCCGGCCAGGAGGTCATGGAGACCACGACGTACGCGGACGCGACGACCTTGGAGCGAGGCGCCGCGAGCCAGGAGACCACGCCCTCGCCGACCGAGCCGCAGACGACGGACCCGCCCACGACTACGACCACCATCACGACCACCGCGAACGCGACCGACTCGATCCTCGGCAAGATCCTGCGGACCTCCACGACCACCAGGGTCTCGCACATGACGGAGATCTGTTACAGGGGCCGGTGCGTGATGACCAGGCCCAGCCAGGACGACCGGCTCAGATGA